In one window of Gouania willdenowi unplaced genomic scaffold, fGouWil2.1 scaffold_62_arrow_ctg1, whole genome shotgun sequence DNA:
- the LOC114460703 gene encoding transcription factor E2F3-like isoform X1: protein MRRGISSAPDKVILTGVGGSSLDSNIILTALSDRLNPAQSNATYIQIITTSPPCNVTQTPNACLSEPQVNNIYTTPQQAATNGVGHRPTVGRPPAKRRLALDDSDHQYQSEPARTPRGRGAAAATNGARIKTAKTPKSPPEKTRYDTSLGLLTKKFVDLLAQSADGVLDLNLAAETLQVQKRRLYDITNVLEGIHLIKKKSKNNIQWMGCSLLEVEGALSQRQRLTAEVSALGDEEQRLEQLIQRCSVDMRHMSELQGNQRFAYVTYQDIKQLGNLRDQTVIVVKAPSDTKLEVADPDESLSIHLTSTKGPIEVLLCPDEDHDQRSPMKNGNTDINGNSPFLKVLQNSNCVTTPPNSLLAPPPASSAVSVTTLSPISSPYTSLLQQTEDQIPSALGPFLNLGPSLLEQEDYLLSLEDDEGISDLFDKCDFDKMPSLDDLLCS, encoded by the exons ATGAGAAGAGGGATCTCTTCAGCCCCGGACAAAGTGATTTTAACGGGGGTTGGGGGCTCTTCTCTGGATAGCAATATAATTTTAACGGCACTTTCGGATCGCTTAAATCCAGCTCAATCCAACGCTACTTATATCCAAATCATAACTACATCACCGCCTTGTAACGTTACACAGACACCGAATGCGTGTTTATCAGAGCCTCAGGTTAACAACATTTACACAACTCCACAGCAAGCGGCGACCAACGGAGTGGGACACCGACCTACAGTGGGCAGACCACCG GCGAAAAGAAGGCTGGCGCTCGATGACTCGGATCACCAGTACCAATCAGAACCAGCCAGGACGCCACGAGGGAGAGGAGCAGCTGCAGCAACCAACGGAGCTCGAATTAAAACGGCCAAAA CACCAAAGTCTCCCCCAGAGAAGACGCGATACGACACATCCCTGGGTCTGCTAACAAAGAAGTTTGTGGATCTTCTCGCTCAGTCTGCCGATGGAGTCCTGGACCTTAACCTTGCTGCAGAAACGTTACAG GTGCAGAAACGGCGGCTCTATGATATCACTAATGTTCTGGAAGGCATTCATCTCATCAAGAAGAAATCAAAGAACAACATCCAATGGAT GGGCTGCAGTCTGCTGGAGGTGGAGGGAGCGCTGAGCCAAAGGCAGAGACTGACGGCTGAAGTTTCAGCGCTGGGTGACGAGGAGCAGAGGCTGGAACAGCTCATCCAGAGGTGCAGCGTAGACATGAGGCACATGAGCGAGCTCCAAGGAAACCAGAG ATTTGCATATGTAACGTATCAAGACATCAAGCAGCTGGGGAACCTGAGGGATCAGACCGTTATCGTCGTCAAAGCACCCTCAGACACCAAACTGGAAGTGGCAGACCCTGATGAG AGTTTGTCCATCCACCTGACCAGCACCAAAGGACCCATTGAGGTGTTGCTGTGCCCAGATGAGGACCATGACCAGAGGAGTCCCATGAAAAACGGAAACACAGACATCAATGGGAACTCTCCTTTCCTCAAAGTCCTTCAAA attCAAATTGTGTAACCACGCCTCCAAACTCTCTCCTCGCCCCACCTCCCGCCTCCTCTGCAGTCTCTGTCACCACCCTTTCCCCCATCTCATCCCCTTACACCAGTCTCCTCCAGCAGACTGAAGACCAGATCCCTTCTGCTCTCGGGCCCTTCCTGAACCTCGGCCCCTCCCTCCTGGAGCAAGAGGACTACCTGTTAAGTTTGGAAGACGATGAGGGAATCAGCGATTTGTTCGACAAATGTGACTTTGATAAGATGCCTTCACTGGACGATCTGCTGTgcagctag
- the LOC114460703 gene encoding transcription factor E2F3-like isoform X2 produces MEVLAKRRLALDDSDHQYQSEPARTPRGRGAAAATNGARIKTAKTPKSPPEKTRYDTSLGLLTKKFVDLLAQSADGVLDLNLAAETLQVQKRRLYDITNVLEGIHLIKKKSKNNIQWMGCSLLEVEGALSQRQRLTAEVSALGDEEQRLEQLIQRCSVDMRHMSELQGNQRFAYVTYQDIKQLGNLRDQTVIVVKAPSDTKLEVADPDESLSIHLTSTKGPIEVLLCPDEDHDQRSPMKNGNTDINGNSPFLKVLQNSNCVTTPPNSLLAPPPASSAVSVTTLSPISSPYTSLLQQTEDQIPSALGPFLNLGPSLLEQEDYLLSLEDDEGISDLFDKCDFDKMPSLDDLLCS; encoded by the exons ATGGAAGTGTTG GCGAAAAGAAGGCTGGCGCTCGATGACTCGGATCACCAGTACCAATCAGAACCAGCCAGGACGCCACGAGGGAGAGGAGCAGCTGCAGCAACCAACGGAGCTCGAATTAAAACGGCCAAAA CACCAAAGTCTCCCCCAGAGAAGACGCGATACGACACATCCCTGGGTCTGCTAACAAAGAAGTTTGTGGATCTTCTCGCTCAGTCTGCCGATGGAGTCCTGGACCTTAACCTTGCTGCAGAAACGTTACAG GTGCAGAAACGGCGGCTCTATGATATCACTAATGTTCTGGAAGGCATTCATCTCATCAAGAAGAAATCAAAGAACAACATCCAATGGAT GGGCTGCAGTCTGCTGGAGGTGGAGGGAGCGCTGAGCCAAAGGCAGAGACTGACGGCTGAAGTTTCAGCGCTGGGTGACGAGGAGCAGAGGCTGGAACAGCTCATCCAGAGGTGCAGCGTAGACATGAGGCACATGAGCGAGCTCCAAGGAAACCAGAG ATTTGCATATGTAACGTATCAAGACATCAAGCAGCTGGGGAACCTGAGGGATCAGACCGTTATCGTCGTCAAAGCACCCTCAGACACCAAACTGGAAGTGGCAGACCCTGATGAG AGTTTGTCCATCCACCTGACCAGCACCAAAGGACCCATTGAGGTGTTGCTGTGCCCAGATGAGGACCATGACCAGAGGAGTCCCATGAAAAACGGAAACACAGACATCAATGGGAACTCTCCTTTCCTCAAAGTCCTTCAAA attCAAATTGTGTAACCACGCCTCCAAACTCTCTCCTCGCCCCACCTCCCGCCTCCTCTGCAGTCTCTGTCACCACCCTTTCCCCCATCTCATCCCCTTACACCAGTCTCCTCCAGCAGACTGAAGACCAGATCCCTTCTGCTCTCGGGCCCTTCCTGAACCTCGGCCCCTCCCTCCTGGAGCAAGAGGACTACCTGTTAAGTTTGGAAGACGATGAGGGAATCAGCGATTTGTTCGACAAATGTGACTTTGATAAGATGCCTTCACTGGACGATCTGCTGTgcagctag